A part of Capsicum annuum cultivar UCD-10X-F1 chromosome 6, UCD10Xv1.1, whole genome shotgun sequence genomic DNA contains:
- the LOC107874744 gene encoding cytokinin riboside 5'-monophosphate phosphoribohydrolase LOG3-like: protein MKMESDVMLSKFKRICVFCGSSQGKKSSYQDDASELGQELVSRNIDLVYGGGSIGLMSLVSQAVYDGGRHVIGVIIKTLTPRELTSEIVGEVKVVANMHQRRAEMAKHFDAFIALPGVYGTLDELLEVISWAQLGIHDKPVGLLNVDGYYNSLLSFIDKAVKEGFTSPNARQIIVSAPTTTELVEKLEEYVPCHERFALKLNWETEKKFGNHQAQETVQ, encoded by the coding sequence atgaaaatggaAAGTGATGTTATGCTGTCAAAATTTAAGAGAATTTGTGTGTTTTGTGGGAGTAGTCAAGGGAAGAAAAGTAGTTATCAAGATGATGCTAGTGAGCTAGGCCAAGAATTGGTCTCAAGAAACATTGATTTGGTCTATGGAGGAGGTAGCATAGGCCTGATGAGTTTGGTTTCACAAGCAGTTTATGATGGTGGTAGGCATGTTATTGGAGTTATAATCAAGACACTCACGCCTAGAGAGTTGACTAGTGAAATAGTAGGAGAAGTGAAGGTAGTTGCAAATATGCATCAAAGAAGAGCAGAAATGGCTAAGCACTTTGATGCTTTTATTGCTTTACCAGGTGTTTATGGCACACTAGATGAGCTACTTGAAGTAATTAGTTGGGCACAACTTGGCATTCATGATAAGCCGGTAGGATTGCTGAATGTGGATGGATATTACAATTCATTATTGTCATTTATTGACAAAGCTGTGAAGGAGGGCTTCACTAGTCCCAATGCTCGCCAAATTATCGTATCTGCACCAACAACAACAGAGCTTGTCGAGAAACTCGAGGAATATGTTCCTTGTCATGAAAGATTTGCTTTGAAGTTGAACTGGGAGACGGAGAAGAAGTTTGGCAACCATCAAGCACAAGAAACTGTGCAGTGA